From Companilactobacillus heilongjiangensis, one genomic window encodes:
- a CDS encoding GNAT family N-acetyltransferase: MSEQLKLREAIPNDAQSLLDFLKKASQQSDFISYDDMKDVTVADEEIALDAIYHSDHDELIVADFDGQIVGYCRLENSDEEKAEFGVVVDKGFWNNGIASFLLEDALDWASESPLKEIFLEVYKNNPVAIYIYQKYGFTTESETEKTLVMKKMV, encoded by the coding sequence ATGAGTGAACAATTAAAATTACGTGAAGCAATTCCAAATGATGCTCAGAGTCTGCTAGATTTCTTAAAAAAAGCCAGTCAACAGAGTGATTTTATTTCGTATGATGATATGAAAGATGTCACAGTTGCTGATGAAGAAATTGCGTTGGATGCCATTTATCATTCTGACCATGATGAATTGATTGTGGCTGATTTTGATGGTCAAATCGTTGGTTATTGTCGTTTGGAAAATTCTGATGAGGAAAAAGCTGAATTTGGTGTCGTTGTTGATAAGGGATTTTGGAATAACGGTATCGCTTCGTTTCTATTAGAAGATGCACTCGATTGGGCCTCTGAATCACCACTGAAAGAAATTTTTCTAGAAGTATACAAAAATAACCCAGTTGCTATCTATATCTATCAAAAATATGGTTTTACAACTGAGTCTGAAACTGAAAAAACATTAGTAATGAAAAAGATGGTTTAA
- a CDS encoding 3'-5' exonuclease, which produces MNFVSMDFETANGSRSSACSLALVLVRDSQIVDSFYTLINPREYFSPRNIQIHHIRPEDVADAPTFDQVWNHISPLFDNSHLVAAHNASFDNSVLKNTLSNYNIMVPKYQTIDTLRTSRKFYPQFPNHKLNTVSDALNIDLKNHHNALADSVACAEILLKTEQQFGIEQIKKMVKITG; this is translated from the coding sequence ATGAATTTTGTTTCTATGGATTTTGAAACTGCCAATGGTAGTCGTAGCAGTGCCTGTTCACTTGCTTTGGTTTTAGTACGTGACAGTCAAATTGTCGACAGCTTTTACACATTAATCAATCCTCGTGAATACTTCAGTCCTCGCAATATCCAAATTCACCATATTCGACCTGAAGATGTAGCGGACGCTCCAACATTTGACCAAGTCTGGAACCATATCAGCCCCCTATTTGATAACAGTCACTTAGTTGCCGCTCATAACGCTAGTTTTGATAACAGTGTTTTAAAAAATACCCTCTCAAATTACAACATTATGGTTCCTAAGTATCAGACAATCGACACTTTACGTACAAGTCGCAAGTTTTATCCACAGTTTCCTAATCACAAATTGAATACCGTTTCCGATGCACTCAATATTGATTTGAAGAATCATCACAATGCCTTAGCAGATAGCGTGGCCTGTGCAGAAATTCTTTTGAAGACTGAGCAACAATTTGGAATCGAACAAATAAAAAAAATGGTTAAAATTACAGGCTAA